The following proteins are co-located in the Siansivirga zeaxanthinifaciens CC-SAMT-1 genome:
- a CDS encoding Fic family protein — protein sequence MKPPSEITPSILKLITSISEKIGEVNANLLNKPSPKLRKQNRIKTIHSSLKIEGNSLTEAQITALLENKRVIGPKKDVLEVLNAIKIYENLEAYHPYNETSFLKAHQNLMEGLIEKSGKYRNQGVGIVKGSKVEHLAPPFKNVPYLMKDLFQYLKTSDDIVLIKSCVFHYEMEFIHPFLDGNGRMGRLWQTLILMEQYPVFEFLPFETLITKEQDKYYKALAESDRLGKSTPFIEYMLNIIDISIRELLNFNNRILTEKDRLEYYVSLNNTEFTRKDYMSIFKNISSATASRDLKKGAELGLFDKIGEKNKTIYRLK from the coding sequence ATGAAACCACCCTCCGAAATAACTCCTTCTATTTTAAAATTGATTACTTCTATTTCAGAGAAGATTGGAGAAGTAAATGCTAATTTATTAAACAAACCTTCACCAAAATTGAGGAAACAGAATAGAATTAAAACGATTCATTCCTCATTAAAAATAGAAGGTAATTCACTTACAGAAGCACAAATAACAGCTCTTCTTGAAAATAAAAGGGTTATTGGTCCTAAAAAAGATGTGCTTGAAGTTTTAAATGCTATAAAAATCTATGAAAATTTAGAAGCATACCATCCTTATAACGAAACATCTTTTTTGAAGGCGCATCAAAACTTAATGGAAGGTCTTATTGAAAAATCTGGAAAATATAGAAATCAAGGTGTTGGAATTGTAAAAGGCTCTAAAGTTGAACATTTAGCTCCACCTTTTAAAAATGTACCCTACCTAATGAAAGACCTTTTTCAATATTTAAAAACGTCTGATGACATTGTATTAATTAAAAGTTGTGTTTTTCATTACGAAATGGAGTTTATTCACCCTTTTTTAGACGGTAATGGAAGAATGGGGCGATTGTGGCAAACCCTCATATTAATGGAACAATATCCTGTTTTCGAGTTTTTGCCGTTCGAAACTTTAATTACTAAGGAACAAGATAAATATTATAAAGCTTTAGCTGAAAGCGACAGATTAGGAAAATCTACTCCATTTATTGAATATATGCTCAACATCATTGATATTTCCATACGTGAATTATTGAATTTCAATAATAGAATCTTGACAGAAAAAGACAGATTAGAATATTATGTTTCTTTAAACAACACCGAATTTACGAGAAAAGATTATATGTCAATTTTTAAAAATATTTCATCTGCGACAGCAAGTAGAGATTTAAAAAAAGGAGCTGAACTCGGTTTGTTTGATAAAATTGGAGAAAAAAATAAGACCATATATCGTTTAAAATAA
- a CDS encoding ABC-F family ATP-binding cassette domain-containing protein has protein sequence MNYLTVENISKSYGELTLFENLSFSVHKDQKIAFVAKNGTGKTSILNIISGEDTADAGTVTYRKDIVVSFLSQDPKLDNNLTVEETIFASDNAILKVIANYEKALLNPEDSEAYQKAFEQMELHQAWDFETLYKQILFKLKLEDLSQKVGNLSGGQKKRLSLANALINKPDLLILDEPTNHLDLEMIEWLETFFAKENITLFMVTHDRYFLERVCNEIIELDEGQLYSYKGNYSYYLEKREARIEQFETETGKAKQLFKKELEWMRRQPKARTTKSKSRIDDFQDIKHRAHQRRQDHEVQLELNMERLGTKIVEFHKVSKSFKDKVILKGFDYAFQKSERVGIIGKNGTGKTTFLNILTQTTQPDSGKVVLGETIKFGYYTQKGIAVKPDQKVIDVIKEFGDYIPLKKGRQISAQQLLERFLFSRKKQYDFVEKLSGGERKRLYLCTVLIQNPNFLILDEPTNDLDIVTLNVLESFLMDFPGCVIVVSHDRYFMDKVVDHLFVFKGEGEIEDFPGNYTDYRVYEDSQPAVSAEPTEDKKDKKAWKQNEQAKLSYNEEKELKNIESKINSLNYDKKALEDKFNNPDLSPEDINKLSEKLQTIIDDIEAKETRWFELLSKLEG, from the coding sequence TTGAATTATCTTACTGTTGAAAATATATCGAAATCTTACGGAGAATTAACCCTCTTCGAGAACCTGTCGTTTAGTGTGCACAAAGACCAAAAAATTGCCTTTGTTGCTAAAAATGGTACAGGAAAAACCTCTATTTTAAATATTATTTCGGGGGAAGATACAGCCGATGCAGGCACCGTAACCTATCGTAAAGATATTGTGGTGTCGTTCCTGTCGCAGGACCCGAAATTAGATAACAATCTAACGGTTGAAGAAACCATTTTCGCCAGTGATAATGCCATTTTAAAAGTGATTGCCAACTACGAAAAGGCCTTGTTAAACCCCGAGGACAGCGAGGCGTACCAAAAAGCTTTCGAACAAATGGAATTGCATCAGGCCTGGGATTTTGAAACCTTATACAAGCAAATCCTTTTCAAACTGAAGCTGGAAGATTTAAGTCAGAAAGTAGGCAATTTATCGGGCGGACAAAAAAAGCGTTTGTCGCTAGCCAATGCCTTAATTAATAAACCCGATTTACTCATTCTCGACGAGCCTACCAACCACCTCGACTTAGAAATGATTGAATGGCTGGAAACCTTTTTTGCAAAAGAAAACATCACCTTGTTTATGGTTACTCACGACCGCTACTTTTTAGAGCGGGTTTGTAATGAAATAATCGAATTAGATGAGGGCCAGCTATACAGTTACAAAGGAAATTACTCGTATTACCTCGAAAAAAGAGAGGCACGTATTGAACAATTTGAAACAGAAACAGGTAAAGCCAAACAGCTCTTTAAAAAAGAACTGGAGTGGATGCGCCGACAACCCAAAGCAAGAACCACCAAATCGAAATCGCGCATCGACGATTTTCAGGATATTAAACACCGCGCCCACCAACGCCGACAAGACCACGAGGTCCAGTTGGAGCTTAACATGGAGCGTCTGGGAACGAAAATAGTCGAGTTTCATAAAGTTTCGAAAAGCTTTAAAGATAAAGTGATTTTAAAGGGTTTTGATTATGCGTTTCAAAAAAGCGAACGCGTGGGTATTATTGGAAAAAATGGTACGGGTAAAACTACCTTTTTAAACATCCTTACCCAAACCACCCAACCCGATAGCGGTAAAGTAGTTCTGGGAGAAACCATAAAGTTTGGTTATTACACCCAAAAAGGGATTGCTGTTAAACCCGACCAAAAGGTGATTGATGTGATTAAAGAATTTGGTGATTATATCCCTTTAAAAAAAGGCCGACAAATAAGCGCGCAACAACTGCTAGAACGTTTTTTATTCAGTAGAAAAAAACAATACGATTTTGTTGAAAAATTAAGTGGTGGCGAACGCAAACGCTTGTATTTGTGTACGGTTTTAATACAGAATCCTAACTTTTTAATTCTCGATGAGCCTACCAACGATTTAGATATTGTAACCCTAAACGTTTTGGAAAGCTTCTTAATGGATTTCCCTGGCTGCGTGATTGTGGTATCGCACGACCGTTATTTTATGGATAAAGTGGTAGACCACTTATTTGTTTTTAAAGGCGAAGGAGAAATAGAAGATTTCCCGGGCAACTACACCGATTATAGGGTGTACGAAGACAGCCAGCCAGCTGTAAGCGCAGAACCTACCGAAGATAAAAAAGACAAAAAAGCTTGGAAACAAAACGAACAAGCCAAACTGTCTTACAACGAGGAGAAAGAGCTTAAAAATATTGAAAGCAAAATAAACAGCCTGAACTACGATAAGAAAGCCTTGGAAGATAAATTCAACAACCCCGATTTATCCCCCGAAGACATCAATAAACTATCGGAAAAACTACAAACAATTATAGACGACATCGAAGCCAAAGAAACCCGCTGGTTCGAACTTTTATCTAAATTGGAAGGATAA
- a CDS encoding polysaccharide biosynthesis/export family protein: MVKQLSLVISLVISILCASCITNKDIVYLQENTGKAADSMQLYALPKPYRVQTNDQLSINVKAIDPELVSIFNPTNISSSGTSEQTLYFNGYTVDAHGDIEFPILGKLHVLGYTTDEIEVLVKEELLKQYFKETAQLYVTVKLPGLNYTTLGEIGTGTHVIYKDRVNIIEAIAQAGDISKAGNRKDVLIIRQYPDGQRIHHIDLTTIDAMASEFYYIQNNDLILVKPLVRKTLGVGQTPLQTLSTIVSLGSVLTGLYFLIKGL, from the coding sequence ATGGTAAAACAATTGTCTTTAGTTATTTCATTAGTCATCAGTATATTATGTGCATCATGTATCACTAATAAAGATATTGTTTATTTACAGGAAAACACAGGAAAAGCGGCAGACAGTATGCAGCTTTATGCCCTGCCAAAGCCCTATCGGGTGCAAACCAACGACCAGTTAAGCATTAATGTAAAGGCCATAGACCCAGAGCTGGTGTCTATTTTTAACCCTACAAATATTAGTTCCAGTGGTACAAGTGAACAAACTTTGTATTTTAATGGTTATACGGTAGATGCCCATGGCGATATTGAGTTTCCTATCTTGGGAAAACTCCATGTTTTGGGATATACCACCGATGAAATAGAAGTGTTGGTTAAAGAAGAACTATTAAAACAGTATTTTAAAGAAACAGCTCAGTTATATGTTACCGTGAAGTTACCAGGTTTAAACTATACCACTCTTGGAGAAATTGGTACGGGCACCCATGTTATTTATAAAGACCGTGTAAATATAATAGAAGCCATCGCTCAGGCAGGTGATATTAGTAAAGCCGGAAACCGGAAAGATGTGCTTATTATCAGGCAGTATCCCGATGGGCAGCGCATTCATCACATCGATTTAACCACCATTGATGCTATGGCGTCGGAGTTTTATTATATACAGAATAACGATTTAATTTTAGTAAAACCATTGGTACGTAAAACGTTGGGCGTAGGGCAGACGCCGCTTCAAACGCTTTCTACTATTGTTAGTTTGGGGTCTGTTTTAACAGGTTTGTATTTTCTTATTAAAGGTTTATAG
- a CDS encoding exopolysaccharide transport family protein — MEDGAVEQQGQLNFDFKAFFFRLLSYWKWFLLILIIGVYIVYQQNIRKEFPYTLSASISVQDDKNPLFTSNTNLIFNYGGISGKVQDVVLNLNSRKHHELVVDSLQFYLNYFRQDRFYKTDIYKQAPFEFVGDANAFQVLGHFIQINFISEEQFELSYDLGEATAVTVQNFETKAIKTLPVETSVFKEVFSFYDAINLPFFKGRFVPRPDVSPAAGQEFFIQYTSFNAAVSQYANSSAVLNEPNSPLLTLRLTHKNKAKIVDYLNTSVFILDRELLQRKNQYAINTVAFIDKQLARVKEQLSRRSDSLNDFKQSKKIFDINRESNTLVSKIEAYENQKQALEESILSYDLLKNYLETSNDFTNFPAPALQGISDGTISGAVSKIVTLSIEKSKLSYSVRNDVAVFDDLNRQIEGLKKVIYESISSNKNNIRFQIRTINSNIYKLEREFSVLPENKLQLQGIEREYLLSQNTYNLYLAKRGEADLIKASNISDIIFIEPAKDIGQGRNVVNLNIRYVFAVFGAFIPVFLMAFLVTFFDTKFHGPNDLEKHSTVPLLAVVGKSQSASNLAVIDKPKSAIAEAFRSVRSSLQFIYKKQGVTNSKTVMLTSSVSGEGKTFCSINIASVFALSGKKTVLVGLDLRKPKIFDDFGINNKVGAVNYLIGQATLAEITQSTHVEHLDVITSGPIPPNPSELLIGDYMDAFMSELKATYDYIVLDTPPIGLVSDALELIPYVDATLYVVRQDYTKKDMLKVINSKYKKGEIKNISFLYNYFNQKGTYGYGYGYGYGAYGNGYHEDAQKASGFLNSLKTFFKRLKP; from the coding sequence ATGGAAGATGGCGCAGTAGAACAACAAGGACAGTTAAATTTCGATTTTAAGGCATTTTTCTTCAGACTTTTAAGTTATTGGAAATGGTTTTTACTTATTTTAATTATAGGGGTTTATATTGTCTATCAACAAAATATTCGCAAGGAGTTTCCGTATACCTTAAGTGCCTCCATATCGGTACAAGACGATAAAAACCCGCTGTTTACCTCGAATACCAATTTAATATTTAACTATGGTGGTATTTCAGGGAAAGTACAAGATGTGGTGCTTAATTTAAATTCACGCAAGCATCATGAGCTGGTAGTAGACAGCCTGCAATTTTATTTAAATTATTTCCGCCAAGATCGTTTTTATAAAACCGATATTTATAAGCAAGCCCCTTTTGAGTTTGTTGGGGATGCCAATGCCTTTCAGGTTTTAGGACATTTTATACAAATTAACTTTATCTCCGAGGAGCAGTTTGAGTTGTCTTATGATCTGGGAGAAGCCACAGCTGTAACTGTCCAGAATTTTGAAACCAAGGCCATAAAAACACTTCCCGTAGAAACTTCTGTTTTTAAAGAGGTTTTTAGTTTTTACGATGCCATTAACCTGCCTTTTTTTAAAGGGCGTTTCGTACCTCGTCCCGATGTATCCCCAGCCGCAGGCCAGGAATTTTTTATACAATATACCAGTTTTAATGCTGCCGTTTCCCAATACGCGAATAGCTCGGCTGTTTTAAACGAACCCAATTCCCCTTTATTAACGCTTAGGCTCACTCATAAAAACAAGGCTAAAATTGTCGATTATTTAAATACCTCGGTATTTATTTTAGACCGTGAGTTGTTGCAACGAAAAAACCAGTATGCTATTAATACGGTGGCCTTTATCGACAAGCAACTGGCGCGCGTTAAAGAACAGTTAAGCCGACGTTCCGATTCTTTAAATGATTTTAAGCAGTCTAAAAAGATTTTCGATATTAACAGAGAAAGCAATACGTTGGTTAGTAAAATTGAGGCCTATGAAAATCAAAAGCAAGCCTTAGAAGAATCGATTTTATCATACGATTTATTAAAAAACTATCTAGAAACCAGTAACGACTTTACTAATTTTCCGGCCCCTGCCTTACAGGGTATTTCTGATGGTACCATTTCTGGTGCAGTTTCTAAAATAGTAACACTTTCTATTGAGAAATCGAAATTATCTTATTCGGTACGTAACGATGTGGCGGTGTTCGACGATTTGAATCGCCAGATTGAAGGTTTAAAAAAGGTAATTTATGAGAGTATATCTTCCAATAAAAACAACATACGTTTTCAAATACGTACCATAAACAGTAATATTTATAAGCTGGAACGCGAATTTTCGGTATTACCCGAAAACAAGTTACAACTTCAAGGTATCGAACGCGAGTACTTGTTAAGTCAGAATACCTATAACCTGTATCTTGCCAAACGCGGGGAAGCCGATTTAATAAAAGCGTCCAATATTTCCGATATTATATTTATAGAGCCAGCCAAAGATATCGGTCAAGGGCGTAATGTGGTGAATTTAAACATTCGCTATGTGTTTGCGGTTTTCGGGGCCTTCATTCCTGTTTTTTTAATGGCCTTTTTGGTAACCTTTTTTGATACCAAATTCCATGGTCCGAATGATTTGGAAAAGCATTCTACTGTACCTTTATTGGCAGTTGTTGGTAAAAGTCAGTCAGCTAGTAATTTAGCGGTAATCGACAAACCAAAATCGGCCATTGCCGAAGCATTTCGTTCGGTGCGCTCCAGTTTGCAATTTATTTATAAAAAGCAGGGCGTTACCAATTCAAAAACCGTCATGCTTACCTCGTCGGTTAGTGGTGAGGGTAAAACCTTTTGTTCCATCAATATTGCTTCGGTTTTTGCTTTGAGTGGTAAAAAAACCGTACTGGTTGGTCTGGATTTACGTAAACCTAAAATATTTGATGATTTTGGTATTAACAATAAAGTAGGGGCTGTTAATTACCTCATTGGTCAGGCTACCTTAGCTGAGATCACTCAAAGCACCCATGTAGAACATTTAGATGTGATTACCTCAGGGCCCATTCCACCCAATCCTTCCGAGTTATTAATAGGGGATTATATGGATGCTTTTATGAGCGAATTGAAAGCGACTTACGATTATATCGTGTTAGATACCCCACCCATTGGTCTGGTGTCGGATGCTTTAGAATTAATACCTTATGTCGATGCTACCTTGTATGTGGTGCGCCAAGATTACACTAAAAAAGATATGCTAAAGGTTATTAACTCCAAATACAAAAAAGGCGAGATTAAAAACATTAGTTTCTTATATAATTATTTTAATCAAAAAGGCACTTACGGCTATGGGTACGGTTATGGTTATGGGGCTTATGGCAATGGCTATCATGAAGATGCCCAAAAAGCTTCTGGGTTCTTAAATAGCCTTAAAACCTTTTTTAAACGTTTAAAGCCTTAG
- the cysQ gene encoding 3'(2'),5'-bisphosphate nucleotidase CysQ: MMPDSNVLLTAIRAALAAGSAIMEVYSNPIAVTLKADASPLTLADEKANTIITTFLESTGIPIISEEHKLLDYNTRKTWPRCWMVDPLDGTKEFIKRNGEFTVNIALIEAQQPVLGVIYVPDSKTLYFANVPSGAAYKIVLESHAYYEGLLADATPIHPQPIEAKGVKVVGSRSHASAATDAFIASLETTHKTITMVAKGSSLKFCLLAEGLAHVYPRFAPTMEWDTAAGHAICNAVGIRVQQVDSPNELQYNKADLLNPYFIAQ, translated from the coding sequence ATGATGCCTGATTCCAATGTATTACTCACTGCCATACGTGCCGCTTTAGCAGCTGGGTCAGCCATTATGGAGGTGTATTCCAACCCGATTGCGGTTACTTTAAAAGCCGACGCCTCTCCTTTAACTCTGGCCGATGAAAAAGCCAATACCATTATTACTACTTTTTTAGAATCCACGGGCATTCCCATAATTAGCGAAGAGCACAAGTTGTTAGACTATAATACCCGAAAAACTTGGCCGCGTTGTTGGATGGTCGACCCTTTAGATGGTACTAAAGAATTTATAAAACGCAATGGGGAGTTTACCGTTAATATTGCGCTTATTGAGGCACAGCAACCTGTATTAGGGGTAATTTATGTGCCCGACAGTAAAACCTTGTACTTTGCTAATGTACCTTCTGGTGCAGCTTATAAAATCGTGTTGGAATCGCATGCGTATTATGAGGGTTTACTAGCAGATGCCACTCCAATACATCCGCAACCAATAGAAGCCAAAGGTGTTAAAGTAGTAGGAAGTCGTTCGCATGCCAGTGCAGCTACCGATGCTTTTATAGCCAGTCTGGAAACTACCCATAAAACCATTACTATGGTGGCAAAAGGCAGTTCTTTAAAGTTTTGTTTACTGGCAGAAGGGCTGGCGCATGTGTATCCGCGATTTGCCCCCACCATGGAGTGGGATACGGCTGCTGGTCATGCTATTTGTAATGCGGTAGGTATTCGCGTGCAGCAGGTAGATAGCCCCAACGAATTGCAGTATAATAAAGCCGATTTGTTAAATCCTTATTTCATAGCACAATAG
- the cysC gene encoding adenylyl-sulfate kinase, which translates to MEHNKKQKYSISRQDRSRLKGHGACVVWFTGLSGSGKSTIANLLEQQLHAKGVHTYSLDGDNLRRGLNRDLSFSKAEREENLRRTAEVAKLFVDAGVVVIAAFITPYKATREQIKSIIGADDYIEVFVNTPLSVCEARDVKGLYAKARSGAIPNFTGISAPFEIPEQPCVEIKTEDTPPELAVSRLLEYMKARGVQVG; encoded by the coding sequence ATGGAACATAACAAAAAACAAAAATACAGTATCAGCCGCCAAGACCGAAGTCGTTTAAAAGGGCACGGTGCCTGCGTGGTTTGGTTCACTGGCTTGTCGGGTTCTGGGAAATCGACTATTGCTAATTTACTGGAACAACAACTGCATGCCAAGGGTGTGCATACCTATTCGCTCGATGGTGATAATTTACGCAGGGGATTAAATCGTGATTTGTCGTTTAGCAAGGCCGAACGCGAGGAGAATTTACGTCGTACTGCCGAAGTAGCCAAATTATTTGTAGATGCCGGTGTTGTTGTTATTGCTGCTTTTATTACGCCTTATAAAGCTACCCGTGAACAGATTAAATCTATTATTGGTGCCGATGATTATATTGAAGTATTTGTTAATACGCCCTTGTCGGTTTGTGAGGCACGCGATGTAAAAGGCTTATATGCCAAAGCCCGATCGGGTGCTATTCCGAATTTCACTGGTATTTCGGCACCTTTTGAGATTCCTGAACAGCCTTGTGTGGAGATAAAAACCGAGGATACCCCACCGGAGCTTGCTGTTTCTAGACTTCTGGAGTATATGAAGGCACGCGGGGTTCAGGTTGGTTGA
- a CDS encoding glycosyltransferase family protein, whose protein sequence is MKKKVFVFFPDGVGLRNFAFTNFKTIGEAKGYDITYWNNTVFSIEDQLGFKELKLENHQIHPLTPLYSRALKHAELNLSEAKFQDPVYATYKFPFNYKGIKNILKTLFIRLLIGLHASETGVEHLRRKIDALERKNPKYAYCKAQLEAHKPDLIFCTTQRATQSISALLAAKDLGIPTVAFVYSWDNVPKAMQVVATDYYVVWSDLMKAQVLQYYPFVTPEQIFVTGTPQFEPHFDTSLLESRSAFFAKYQLDENKRYICFSGDDETTSPLDQYYLEDLAKTVRSLNTKGYNLGIIYRKCPVDFTPRYNAVIEQYQDVICSIDPLWEQVGQMWNSVLPTKADFKLLYNVCAHTELVTNVCSSTVFDFVAHKKPCIYYNYEQPQLKKGIRDIGQNYKYVHFRSMPSKQAAVFCEDKVALEGLLKAILDGELSNVSEGLKWFEVVAGTNPRNASESIWKVIQKVLD, encoded by the coding sequence ATGAAGAAAAAAGTGTTTGTTTTTTTTCCGGATGGGGTGGGTTTACGAAATTTTGCGTTTACAAATTTTAAAACCATCGGGGAAGCTAAAGGTTACGATATTACGTACTGGAACAACACGGTTTTTTCTATAGAAGATCAGTTAGGTTTTAAGGAGCTTAAGCTTGAAAATCATCAAATACATCCCTTAACGCCTTTGTATTCTCGGGCTTTAAAACATGCCGAATTAAACCTGTCTGAAGCTAAATTTCAAGATCCTGTTTATGCTACTTATAAATTTCCTTTTAACTATAAAGGGATTAAAAACATCTTAAAAACCTTATTTATCAGATTGTTAATTGGTTTGCATGCTTCGGAAACGGGCGTAGAACACTTACGACGTAAAATAGATGCTTTGGAGCGTAAAAACCCCAAATATGCTTATTGTAAAGCGCAGTTAGAAGCTCATAAACCCGATTTAATTTTCTGTACCACGCAACGTGCCACGCAATCGATTAGTGCTTTGTTGGCGGCTAAAGATTTGGGCATTCCAACGGTTGCTTTTGTGTATTCCTGGGATAATGTACCTAAGGCTATGCAAGTGGTAGCAACCGATTATTATGTAGTATGGAGCGATTTAATGAAAGCGCAGGTTTTACAATATTATCCGTTTGTGACACCTGAGCAAATTTTTGTTACCGGCACACCACAGTTTGAACCTCATTTTGATACGTCTTTATTAGAAAGTCGCTCGGCATTTTTTGCTAAATATCAATTAGATGAAAATAAACGCTATATCTGTTTTTCGGGAGATGATGAAACCACTTCACCATTAGACCAGTATTATTTAGAAGATCTGGCAAAGACCGTTCGCTCTTTAAACACGAAAGGTTATAATCTGGGTATTATTTACAGAAAATGCCCTGTCGATTTTACGCCGCGTTATAATGCTGTTATAGAACAATACCAAGATGTTATTTGCAGCATTGATCCTTTATGGGAGCAGGTGGGCCAGATGTGGAACAGTGTCTTGCCTACAAAAGCCGATTTTAAGTTGCTGTATAATGTTTGTGCTCATACCGAATTGGTAACCAACGTATGTTCCTCTACGGTATTTGATTTTGTAGCCCATAAAAAGCCTTGTATTTATTATAATTATGAACAACCTCAATTAAAAAAGGGGATTCGCGATATTGGTCAGAATTATAAATACGTACATTTTAGAAGCATGCCAAGTAAACAGGCAGCCGTATTTTGCGAAGATAAAGTCGCTTTGGAAGGCTTATTAAAAGCCATTTTAGATGGTGAACTCTCAAATGTTTCGGAAGGTTTAAAGTGGTTTGAGGTGGTTGCTGGAACGAACCCCAGAAATGCATCGGAGTCGATTTGGAAAGTAATTCAGAAAGTTTTAGATTAA
- a CDS encoding FkbM family methyltransferase, which produces MIKNNYQYIEKHFLDKSKALFRFGSIGDGGYYLSPNILLESDLLFSGGISSNLEFEFDFYRFNTTASILMIDPTVSKWRLLIKGIFRLFLNKKRKLPYLYNVFIFWDITSKKRCKHLPLFLDASVSILDLIKKHLGTKNAILLKLDIEGSEYDFLEEILLNLDIFSAIIFEFHDFHVNCYKVIDFLERSSNKFSLVFLGINPSGGYDGFEKPKCIELTLERK; this is translated from the coding sequence ATGATTAAAAATAACTATCAATATATCGAAAAGCATTTTTTAGATAAAAGCAAAGCATTATTTCGTTTTGGTAGTATTGGAGATGGCGGCTATTATTTAAGTCCGAATATTTTATTAGAAAGTGATTTATTATTTAGTGGAGGTATTTCGTCAAATTTAGAATTTGAATTTGATTTTTATAGATTTAATACAACTGCTTCTATTTTAATGATAGATCCGACAGTTTCAAAATGGCGATTATTAATAAAAGGGATTTTTAGACTATTTTTAAATAAAAAAAGAAAACTCCCATATTTATATAATGTGTTTATATTCTGGGATATAACGAGTAAAAAAAGATGCAAACACCTTCCTTTATTTCTTGATGCATCTGTGAGTATTTTAGACCTGATTAAAAAACATTTAGGAACTAAAAATGCGATTCTTTTAAAATTAGACATTGAAGGGAGTGAATATGATTTTTTAGAAGAAATATTATTAAATCTGGATATTTTTTCAGCTATAATTTTTGAGTTTCATGATTTTCACGTTAATTGTTACAAGGTCATCGATTTTTTAGAACGATCTAGTAATAAATTTTCATTGGTTTTTTTAGGAATTAATCCTTCTGGTGGTTATGATGGTTTTGAAAAACCTAAATGTATAGAATTAACTTTAGAACGTAAATAG
- a CDS encoding glycosyltransferase family 4 protein — protein sequence MHIAYITSEYASPRVSQAAGIGTSIKNLAVALVSKGHQVTVVVYNQNETACYMEAGVSIHLIAKKQYAYFTWFYYRKQINKYVNALVAAQKIDLVEAPDWTGITALMRFKVPLVIRLHGSDGYFCKLENRRQKFKNFVFEKYALKGATAYIAPTSYAGMVTAKLFVLKPAKIKTIHYGLELSKFTNTHPTQYSKYRLLYIGTIIRKKGVFELAAIFNDVVAKQPEATLTLIGRDSADIKTGAASTYELITSLFTPEALKRVNYLGSIPYSQVQDEIKAAHVCVFPSFAETLGMVTIESMALQKPVVNTNMGWAQELIQDGRDGFLVHPTDISLYAERIITLFQDAVLCEKIGKQARAQVEALFDIEKNADVNLMYYRTFLCYEDR from the coding sequence ATGCACATCGCCTATATCACTTCAGAATATGCCAGTCCTCGAGTTTCTCAAGCCGCGGGTATAGGAACGAGTATCAAGAATCTGGCGGTTGCTTTGGTGTCTAAAGGCCATCAAGTTACTGTAGTTGTTTACAATCAAAATGAAACAGCCTGTTATATGGAAGCAGGCGTTTCCATTCATTTAATTGCGAAAAAACAGTATGCATATTTTACCTGGTTTTATTACAGAAAACAAATCAACAAATATGTTAATGCGTTGGTTGCCGCTCAAAAGATTGATCTTGTAGAGGCTCCAGACTGGACCGGTATTACCGCTTTAATGCGTTTTAAGGTGCCCTTAGTTATACGTTTGCATGGTAGTGACGGGTATTTCTGTAAACTTGAAAATCGTCGCCAGAAGTTTAAGAATTTTGTGTTTGAAAAATACGCTCTTAAAGGCGCTACCGCTTATATAGCGCCCACCAGCTATGCTGGGATGGTCACTGCGAAGTTGTTTGTTTTAAAACCTGCCAAAATTAAAACCATTCATTATGGTTTGGAATTAAGCAAGTTTACCAATACGCATCCCACCCAGTATTCCAAGTATCGACTTTTATACATAGGAACCATTATTAGAAAAAAAGGTGTTTTTGAACTGGCAGCCATTTTTAACGACGTTGTAGCAAAACAGCCTGAGGCTACCTTAACCTTAATCGGGCGGGATTCTGCCGATATAAAAACAGGAGCCGCTTCAACTTACGAGTTAATCACCAGCCTATTCACGCCTGAGGCTTTAAAGCGCGTAAACTATTTAGGTAGTATACCTTACAGTCAAGTGCAGGATGAAATAAAAGCAGCCCATGTATGTGTGTTTCCTAGTTTTGCAGAAACCTTGGGCATGGTTACCATAGAAAGTATGGCCTTGCAAAAGCCTGTAGTGAATACCAATATGGGTTGGGCACAGGAACTTATCCAGGATGGCAGGGATGGATTTCTGGTGCATCCTACAGATATTTCTTTATATGCCGAACGCATCATAACTCTTTTTCAAGATGCGGTTTTATGTGAAAAAATAGGCAAGCAAGCCCGGGCTCAGGTTGAAGCTTTGTTTGATATTGAAAAGAATGCCGATGTTAATTTAATGTATTACAGAACTTTTTTGTGTTATGAAGATCGTTAA